From Zea mays cultivar B73 chromosome 3, Zm-B73-REFERENCE-NAM-5.0, whole genome shotgun sequence:
AGGTGGTCGCCGAGGGTCTTGTCGACGCAAACGCCGCCGCCTTCGTGAGCGCCGACCGCGCCGATGACGTTCCCGTCGAGGTCCTGCTCCCACAGCCCTGCCAAGTCCTCGCGCACCACGACGTCGTCGTCCAGAAGCACCACCCTGCCAAGCTCAGGGAAGAGCTGCTCGAGCGAGCGAGCAAGCCAATGGCAGCACGTAGGCGGCGCACATCGTCAGTCCATGACAGGAGGGTGGTGGGTAGTGGCCATGCCATGCATGCATCTATCCGTCCATCTGAAATTACCTCCGGGAGATGGATCTTGAGGTAGTTGAGGAGCGAGAACGCGCTGGGCCTGGTCTCCTCCGCCGACGACCCACCACCGCACTGTCGTCGATACCAATCCAGCGAGCTCCTCCGGACCTCCTCGACCGTCCGCATGACGGAGGCGACGGCGCCGGCGTCGCGCCAGGCGAGCTGGTGCAGGCCCCTGACCTCGACGACCGCGGGCTCCACGGGGTGCAGCGCGAACCACGAGTGCATGGGCACGTAGCTCTTCCTGTCCGTGAGCACGTGGAGCACCAGCCTGGCCGGGTCGGCGGCGCTCCGCGCGGCGGACGCCACCGCGACGGCCGCCGCGAGCACGTTGTCGGTCACGAGCGCCACGTGGAGGCGCGAGGCGTCGGTGAGGCGCGGTGCGTGCTCCGGCGGCGGCACGGGCGAGCGCGCCGCCGCGTTCACCGCGAACTCCTCGGCCAGCCGCAGCGCGAGGCAGTGCGCGCTCTTGGGGACGCCCAGCGAGGCCAGGTGCCGGTTCAGCAGCGCCCGCGT
This genomic window contains:
- the LOC100281407 gene encoding probable galacturonosyltransferase 15 isoform X1, with protein sequence MEEWRRRSREATLLDPVVVEAAPDSMDALLAEMATMLASYDRVDVEAVAIKMMAMLSKMDRKVKSSRTRALLNRHLASLGVPKSAHCLALRLAEEFAVNAAARSPVPPPEHAPRLTDASRLHVALVTDNVLAAAVAVASAARSAADPARLVLHVLTDRKSYVPMHSWFALHPVEPAVVEVRGLHQLAWRDAGAVASVMRTVEEVRRSSLDWYRRQCGGGSSAEETRPSAFSLLNYLKIHLPELFPELGRVVLLDDDVVVREDLAGLWEQDLDGNVIGAVGAHEGGGVCVDKTLGDHLNFSDPDVSGSGPLHSSRCAWSWGVNVVDLDAWRRTNVTETYQFWLQKNRESGFRLWQMASLPPALLAFDGRVQAIDPRWNLPGLGWRVPHPDLVRLSAVLHFSGPRKPWLEVAFPELRQLWLAHLNASDSFLQGCGVVEWQ